The proteins below come from a single Triticum aestivum cultivar Chinese Spring chromosome 5D, IWGSC CS RefSeq v2.1, whole genome shotgun sequence genomic window:
- the LOC123121104 gene encoding uncharacterized protein, which translates to MNKSACGRAAAPTRFVRLPPRSPDPIQDTPPMAAKVLQLRSSDGKVLVAPAWDYRPTATQALPLKMRVPSRVLERVLEYWTKHSLAKATSESRESLARWDADFQRRLEEDGLAKEAAAAAQELRRYVDHGGRPHRHAATAASHVAAPAKAARADPVRAWCPLVHHLKGVNQGERSPAPAIPGSFDASDIASAARPGPATTLPAAAGADPVDVRCAIRARGRQMAEDEESACHHRKRPASKAPLCLPATAVAPVKKVSCPVASKARSFVGSTPLPVIAAAPSVKKATPASTLRARRGMGELSCKIPKQNRVTAAAPRKQPIPWVRPVVLRPC; encoded by the coding sequence ATGAATAAAAGCGCTTGCGGTCGGGCAGCGGCTCCAACTCGATTCGTTCGCCTCCCTCCCCGATCCCCAGATCCAATCCAAGACACGCCACCGATGGCGGCGAAGGTGCTCCAGCTCCGTAGCTCCGACGGCAAGGTGCTCGTCGCTCCGGCGTGGGACTATCGCCCGACCGCCACCCAAGCCCTCCCGCTGAAGATGCGGGTGCCCTCGCGCGTCCTCGAGAGGGTGCTTGAGTACTGGACCAAGCACAGCCTGGCCAAGGCCACCAGTGAGTCCCGGGAGTCCCTCGCCCGCTGGGACGCCGACTTCCAGCGCCGTCTCGAGGAAGACGGCCTCGCCAAGGAGGCCGCTGCAGCCGCCCAAGAACTCCGCCGCTACGTCGACCATGGAGGGCGTCCCCATCGCCACGCCGCCACGGCCGCGTCTCATGTCGCTGCTCCTGCCAAGGCGGCCCGTGCTGATCCCGTCCGTGCCTGGTGCCCACTTGTTCACCACCTCAAGGGTGTCAACCAAGGAGAACGCAGCCCTGCGCCGGCGATTCCCGGCTCCTTCGATGCCTCTGATATTGCCTCCGCCGCGCGCCCTGGGCCTGCCACCACCTTGCCGGCTGCTGCTGGTGCTGACCCCGTGGATGTCCGGTGCGCGATCCGTGCCCGTGGACGCCAGATGGCTGAAGACGAGGAGTCCGCTTGCCACCACCGCAAGCGCCCGGCTTCCAAGGCTCCACTCTGCCTGCCTGCCACTGCTGTTGCGCCCGTGAAGAAGGTCTCTTGTCCCGTCGCTTCCAAGGCCCGCTCTTTCGTCGGCTCTACACCATTGCCTGTCATTGCTGCTGCGCCCAGCGTGAAGAAGGCGACTCCAGCTTCAACTCTGCGCGCAAGAAGGGGGATGGGGGAGCTCAGCTGCAAGATTCCGAAGCAAAACCGTGTCACCGCTGCAGCACCAAGGAAGCAACCAATTCCTTGGGTGCGTCCAGTGGTATTACGCCCTTGCTAG